Proteins encoded together in one Telopea speciosissima isolate NSW1024214 ecotype Mountain lineage chromosome 4, Tspe_v1, whole genome shotgun sequence window:
- the LOC122660202 gene encoding calcium-dependent protein kinase 18-like isoform X1 — MGTCLSTTKVSGANSNAPSNNNSISSNRNNKNNQKESSKTSSTSATQKDTSQHPQQKPYESHKNRPQQQQKDKGHSRRPSGVIPYGKRTDFGYAKDFDKKYSIGKLLGHGQFGYTFVATDKSTGERVAVKRIEKNKMILPIAVEDVKREVKILQALTGHENVVQFYNAFEDESYVYIVMELCEGGELLDRILAKKDSRYTEKDAAVIVRQMLKVSAQCHLHGLVHRDMKPENFLFKSTKENSSLKATDFGLSDFIKPGRKFQDIVGSAYYVAPEVLKRKSGPESDVWSIGVITYILLCGRRPFWDKTEDGIFKEVLRNKPDFRRKPWPSISNSAKDFVKKLLVKDPRARLTAAQALSHPWVREGGDASEIPVDISVLSNIRQFVKYSRLKQFALRALASTLNEEELADLRDQFDAIDMDKNGAISLEEMRQALAKDLPWRMKEPRVLEILQAIDSNTDGLVDFPEFVAATLHVHQLEEHDSEKWQLRSKAAFDKFDVDRDGFITPEELRMHTGLKGSIDPLLEEADIDKDGKISLSEFRRLLRTASMSSRNAPSPSGVQNSRKM, encoded by the exons ATGGGGACTTGTCTTTCAACCACCAAAGTCAGTGGCGCAAACAGCAACGCTCCTTCTAACAACAACAGCATTAGCAGCAAtagaaacaacaaaaataacCAGAAAGAGAGTTCCAAAACCTCTTCAACATCGGCAACCCAGAAGGATACATCGCAGCATCCACAACAGAAGCCATATGAGAGCCATAAAAATCGACCACAGCAGCAACAGAAGGATAAAGGGCATTCGAGGCGGCCCAGTGGGGTTATTCCATATGGAAAACGGACGGATTTTGGGTACGCCAAGGATTTCGATAAGAAGTATTCGATCGGGAAATTGTTGGGTCATGGGCAGTTTGGTTACACGTTTGTTGCCACCGATAAGTCCACCGGGGAACGGGTCGCCGTCAAGAGAATAGAGAAGAATAAG ATGatccttcctattgctgttgaGGATGTTAAGCGAGAGGTCAAGATATTACAAGCCCTCACAGGCCATGAGAATGTGGTTCAATTTTATAACGCATTTGAGGATGAATCTTATGTCTACATAGTAATGGA GTTATGTGAGGGTGGTGAACTGCTGGACAGAATATTGGCCAA GAAAGATAGTCGTTACACTGAGAAAGATGCGGCAGTTATTGTACGGCAGATGCTCAAAGTTTCAGCTCAGTGTCATTTGCATGGTTTGGTACACCGTGACATGAAACCTGAG aattttcttttcaagTCAACCAAAGAGAATTCATCGCTGAAGGCCACAGATTTTGGTCTCTCTGACTTCATAAAACCAG GGAGAAAATTCCAAGATATTGTTGGCAGTGCCTACTATGTTGCACCAGAAGTACTAAAGCGCAAGTCAGGGCCTGAGTCAGATGTTTGGAGTATTGGTGTGATTACATACATTTTGCTCTGTGGAAGGCGTCCATTTTGGGATAAAACTGAGGATGGAATATTCAAGGAG GTCTTAAGGAACAAGCCTGATTTTCGTCGGAAGCCATGGCCAAGCATAAGCAACAGTGCCAAAGACTTTGTAAAGAAGTTACTGGTGAAGGATCCTCGTGCTAGACTGACTGCTGCTCAAGCCTTAT CACACCCATGGGTTAGAGAAGGAGGTGATGCCTCAGAGATCCCCGTGGACATATCTGTGCTGTCCAACATTCGGCAGTTTGTGAAATATAGCCGATTGAAGCAGTTTGCTCTTAGA GCTTTGGCTAGCACACTTAATGAAGAGGAGCTGGCTGATCTCCGGGATCAGTTTGATGCAATTGATATGGATAAAAATGGTGCTATTAGTCTTGAAGAAATGAGACAG GCCCTTGCGAAAGATCTTCCTTGGAGAATGAAGGAGCCACGTGTTCTAGAGATCCTTCAAGCG ATAGACAGCAACACAGATGGGCTTGTAGATTTCCCAGAATTTGTTGCAGCCACTCTTCATGTGCATCAATTGGAGGAACATGATTCTGAGAAGTGGCAGCTGCGTTCTAAGGCTGCTTTCGATAAATTTGACGTGGATAGGGACGGATTTATCACACCAGAGGAACTAAGGATG CACACGGGACTGAAGGGCTCCATTGACCCACTTCTAGAGGAGGCCGACATTGATAAAGATGGGAAGATAAGCTTGTCAGAGTTCCGTCGACTTCTAAGAACTGCTAGCATGAGTTCACGCAATGCACCCAGTCCATCCGGAGTTCAAAATTCTCGGAAGATGTAA
- the LOC122660202 gene encoding calcium-dependent protein kinase 18-like isoform X2 produces MGTCLSTTKVSGANSNAPSNNNSISSNRNNKNNQKESSKTSSTSATQKDTSQHPQQKPYESHKKHSRRPSGVIPYGKRTDFGYAKDFDKKYSIGKLLGHGQFGYTFVATDKSTGERVAVKRIEKNKMILPIAVEDVKREVKILQALTGHENVVQFYNAFEDESYVYIVMELCEGGELLDRILAKKDSRYTEKDAAVIVRQMLKVSAQCHLHGLVHRDMKPENFLFKSTKENSSLKATDFGLSDFIKPGRKFQDIVGSAYYVAPEVLKRKSGPESDVWSIGVITYILLCGRRPFWDKTEDGIFKEVLRNKPDFRRKPWPSISNSAKDFVKKLLVKDPRARLTAAQALSHPWVREGGDASEIPVDISVLSNIRQFVKYSRLKQFALRALASTLNEEELADLRDQFDAIDMDKNGAISLEEMRQALAKDLPWRMKEPRVLEILQAIDSNTDGLVDFPEFVAATLHVHQLEEHDSEKWQLRSKAAFDKFDVDRDGFITPEELRMHTGLKGSIDPLLEEADIDKDGKISLSEFRRLLRTASMSSRNAPSPSGVQNSRKM; encoded by the exons ATGGGGACTTGTCTTTCAACCACCAAAGTCAGTGGCGCAAACAGCAACGCTCCTTCTAACAACAACAGCATTAGCAGCAAtagaaacaacaaaaataacCAGAAAGAGAGTTCCAAAACCTCTTCAACATCGGCAACCCAGAAGGATACATCGCAGCATCCACAACAGAAGCCATATGAGAGCCATAAAAA GCATTCGAGGCGGCCCAGTGGGGTTATTCCATATGGAAAACGGACGGATTTTGGGTACGCCAAGGATTTCGATAAGAAGTATTCGATCGGGAAATTGTTGGGTCATGGGCAGTTTGGTTACACGTTTGTTGCCACCGATAAGTCCACCGGGGAACGGGTCGCCGTCAAGAGAATAGAGAAGAATAAG ATGatccttcctattgctgttgaGGATGTTAAGCGAGAGGTCAAGATATTACAAGCCCTCACAGGCCATGAGAATGTGGTTCAATTTTATAACGCATTTGAGGATGAATCTTATGTCTACATAGTAATGGA GTTATGTGAGGGTGGTGAACTGCTGGACAGAATATTGGCCAA GAAAGATAGTCGTTACACTGAGAAAGATGCGGCAGTTATTGTACGGCAGATGCTCAAAGTTTCAGCTCAGTGTCATTTGCATGGTTTGGTACACCGTGACATGAAACCTGAG aattttcttttcaagTCAACCAAAGAGAATTCATCGCTGAAGGCCACAGATTTTGGTCTCTCTGACTTCATAAAACCAG GGAGAAAATTCCAAGATATTGTTGGCAGTGCCTACTATGTTGCACCAGAAGTACTAAAGCGCAAGTCAGGGCCTGAGTCAGATGTTTGGAGTATTGGTGTGATTACATACATTTTGCTCTGTGGAAGGCGTCCATTTTGGGATAAAACTGAGGATGGAATATTCAAGGAG GTCTTAAGGAACAAGCCTGATTTTCGTCGGAAGCCATGGCCAAGCATAAGCAACAGTGCCAAAGACTTTGTAAAGAAGTTACTGGTGAAGGATCCTCGTGCTAGACTGACTGCTGCTCAAGCCTTAT CACACCCATGGGTTAGAGAAGGAGGTGATGCCTCAGAGATCCCCGTGGACATATCTGTGCTGTCCAACATTCGGCAGTTTGTGAAATATAGCCGATTGAAGCAGTTTGCTCTTAGA GCTTTGGCTAGCACACTTAATGAAGAGGAGCTGGCTGATCTCCGGGATCAGTTTGATGCAATTGATATGGATAAAAATGGTGCTATTAGTCTTGAAGAAATGAGACAG GCCCTTGCGAAAGATCTTCCTTGGAGAATGAAGGAGCCACGTGTTCTAGAGATCCTTCAAGCG ATAGACAGCAACACAGATGGGCTTGTAGATTTCCCAGAATTTGTTGCAGCCACTCTTCATGTGCATCAATTGGAGGAACATGATTCTGAGAAGTGGCAGCTGCGTTCTAAGGCTGCTTTCGATAAATTTGACGTGGATAGGGACGGATTTATCACACCAGAGGAACTAAGGATG CACACGGGACTGAAGGGCTCCATTGACCCACTTCTAGAGGAGGCCGACATTGATAAAGATGGGAAGATAAGCTTGTCAGAGTTCCGTCGACTTCTAAGAACTGCTAGCATGAGTTCACGCAATGCACCCAGTCCATCCGGAGTTCAAAATTCTCGGAAGATGTAA